One Rhipicephalus microplus isolate Deutch F79 chromosome 4, USDA_Rmic, whole genome shotgun sequence genomic window carries:
- the Vps8 gene encoding vacuolar protein sorting 8, with protein MDDSSDVVDDRLRSDSIATEDAALAFDIEELDDKEFELPPVENPPTLESILNEVDGGSLSDEEVPNQALFHGNCDSVSLASADSRNLPTDRVGARPSSILRHVILRGVSSQLRSAMERVDSGKPTAMAVSSLIAVGTFHGLVLVFDPEQALKWCLGSIQLGEQYGSVSAMGFNGDCSRLLCGYAKGQLTMWDLSNGKLLRTITDIHPPQMAILHVKFTDDPTLAICSDSGGSVYELNFRKVLNSRTCDSVCIFSGSRGEVCAIEPLHVSPEVSRHPAQEVSLLALATVTKVIVVTVRPVLRVRFTHSLRADPNTLPLLSWQFVVIQVSASTRIVDPVLAFGRQGTIYFFQANIPSFDKMVFVPLQKIQVQYTVQNFTWLNSRTFVALDTSENLHVLDVRSQEELEVLDMSDVQMVYGTSHFKGHATGGNVSKAMVAAAERACYHSMAGCGTQVLLLGLTSVHVLSLRTWLERLELLYQQQQYTEALRLTCSLYRDEAKAVCGLVGKKVRRQHQVATYAQQLLEALAAGPPDRIQPVVPLCVQLALLIKEHVPDILDKLYTMLPTEVKGKFLDSLPVHLLDGELRSPSPALAKDLVSQLASMDQFELLERCLVCLDVACLDLHQVMTLCWKHSLYDGIIYVHNQALNDFTTPIKELMAVLWQALESGKQLTDNQVLLGNKMLVYISCCLAGRGYPHGELAADQVAVVKKDVFQYITSLRGSGTDNGTFPYLRTLLHFSTREFLNVLALAFEEPEFATEAGLAQKQRLVDILLQIMVQGEGFLPTQVGALFTFLARQLAQPDNNLFVDRLLFEQVLEHLTHPGDETQQEERQQALLELLQAGGLASVDQAHLLDLAEQARFYRVCEYLYEKQRLYHKVFLCYLNDPSRELQSFDYAVRIFASPNVSEKEKALLEDQLVNSLEALMKVDSRATSQLMLQHLAHRVDDIMRHLEGQPKVLYQFLKGVWNSREASSLTQSAKDTDSMTAAVQEQYTELMCQFEPDAVAPFLVSAEGYRIEETLEICRRHNVLDATAYLLEKTGDVHGALHILLQVLDEKLQACAQQGSMREQLLQEARVRLRAVVQLCQRSCPFLSAAEREALWFPVLERVMAPQRQLRSALGADKDFLSLTHQLLGSMMGFVALPNILHKLMQDPAYNTGKFGEVRHFVMKMLDTHNYEKALLRTTNRLLSSDVHMHLRQLKAAANRAYVSHTAACVACNRGFFEPGGVVMFRCSHCYHKSCLAALGPGERASEVYCQRCRTQPLGQPLECPTQVASSTSRSLPDTLLSVLLKDNLQLHLAPARSPDIKLDI; from the coding sequence ATGGACGACTCCAGTGACGTCGTCGACGACCGACTGCGAAGTGATTCCATCGCTACAGAGGACGCCGCGCTTGCGTTTGATATAGAGGAGTTGGACGACAAGGAATTTGAGTTGCCACCCGTGGAAAACCCCCCAACGCTGGAAAGCATATTGAACGAAGTGGATGGAGGCTCGCTGAGTGACGAAGAAGTGCCAAACCAAGCACTCTTCCACGGAAACTGCGATTCGGTCTCACTTGCCAGTGCCGACTCGAGGAATCTACCGACTGATCGAGTTGGTGCTCGTCCGAGCAGCATCTTGCGACATGTCATCCTGCGAGGAGTGTCTTCCCAGCTACGGTCAGCCATGGAGCGCGTTGACTCTGGAAAACCCACCGCCATGGCCGTGTCCTCACTAATCGCTGTGGGAACCTTCCACGGCTTGGTGCTGGTGTTTGATCCCGAACAAGCTTTGAAGTGGTGCCTGGGAAGCATACAGCTGGGCGAGCAGTACGGTTCCGTGTCCGCGATGGGCTTCAATGGCGACTGCAGCCGGCTACTTTGCGGATATGCCAAAGGTCAGCTGACAATGTGGGACCTGTCGAATGGAAAGCTGCTACGAACAATCACAGACATCCATCCACCTCAGATGGCCATTCTGCATGTCAAGTTTACAGACGATCCAACGCTTGCCATCTGCAGCGACAGCGGTGGCTCTGTATATGAACTTAACTTTAGAAAGGTGCTCAACAGCCGGACGTGCGACTCGGTGTGCATTTTTTCCGGAAGTCGGGGCGAGGTCTGTGCCATAGAGCCGCTGCACGTGAGCCCCGAGGTGTCGCGGCACCCTGCCCAGGAGGTGTCCTTGCTGGCGTTGGCGACTGTCACCAAGGTTATTGTGGTGACTGTGCGCCCGGTGCTGCGTGTTCGTTTCACCCATTCTCTCAGAGCAGACCCAAACACATTGCCGCTGCTGAGCTGGCAGTTTGTGGTCATCCAGGTGTCTGCTTCAACGCGAATCGTCGACCCTGTGCTAGCCTTTGGTCGCCAGGGCACCATATACTTTTTCCAGGCCAACATTCCAAGCTTCGACAAAATGGTTTTTGTGCCTTTACAGAAAATACAAGTGCAATACACAGTACAGAACTTCACTTGGCTGAACTCGCGAACATTTGTGGCATTAGATACGTCGGAGAATCTTCATGTGCTTGATGTTAGGTCGCAAGAAGAACTTGAGGTGCTGGACATGTCAGATGTGCAGATGGTTTATGGTACGAGCCATTTCAAAGGGCACGCTACTGGTGGCAACGTGAGCAAGGCTATGGTGGCTGCAGCCGAGCGAGCTTGCTACCACTCTATGGCAGGTTGTGGGACCCAAGTTCTGCTTCTGGGCCTGACATCTGTTCATGTGCTCAGCCTCCGCACATGGCTGGAAAGGCTGGAACTCTTGTATCAACAGCAGCAATATACGGAGGCCCTCCGCCTGACGTGCAGTCTTTACCGAGATGAGGCAAAGGCAGTGTGTGGTCTGGTGGGCAAGAAAGTTCGCCGCCAGCACCAGGTGGCCACTTATGCCCAGCAGCTGCTTGAGGCCCTTGCGGCTGGCCCGCCTGACCGAATTCAACCTGTGGTGCCCCTGTGTGTCCAGCTTGCTTTGCTGATCAAGGAGCATGTGCCCGATATATTGGATAAGCTGTATACTATGCTGCCAACTGAGGTGAAAGGCAAGTTCCTAGACAGCCTTCCAGTGCATCTGCTGGATGGTGAGCTGCGTAGCCCCAGCCCTGCCTTGGCCAAGGACTTGGTGAGCCAATTGGCCAGCATGGACCAGTTCGAGCTCTTGGAACGTTGCCTTGTGTGCCTGGATGTGGCGTGCCTGGACCTCCACCAGGTGATGACACTGTGTTGGAAGCACAGCTTGTACGATGGCATCATCTATGTGCACAATCAAGCCTTGAATGATTTCACCACACCCATTAAGGAACTGATGGCTGTATTGTGGCAAGCCCTAGAGTCTGGCAAGCAGCTGACAGACAACCAGGTGCTTTTGGGCAACAAAATGTTGGTTTACATAAGTTGCTGCTTGGCAGGGCGAGGCTACCCACATGGGGAACTTGCTGCAGATCAGGTGGCTGTAGTTAAGAAGGATGTGTTTCAATACATCACTTCTCTGCGAGGATCAGGCACTGATAATGGGACATTTCCATATCTGAGGACATTGCTTCACTTCAGCACCAGAGAGTTCCTGAATGTACTGGCCTTGGCTTTTGAGGAACCGGAGTTTGCCACCGAGGCAGGGTTGGCACAAAAGCAGCGCCTGGTTGATATCTTGCTTCAGATTATGGTCCAGGGTGAAGGATTTCTGCCGACGCAAGTGGGAGCCCTGTTCACATTCCTGGCCAGGCAGTTGGCACAACCGGATAACAACCTCTTTGTTGACAGGCTCCTCTTCGAGCAAGTACTAGAGCATTTGACGCACCCTGGGGATGAGACGCAGCAAGAGGAACGCCAGCAGGCTCTGCTTGAACTGCTGCAAGCAGGTGGCTTGGCTTCAGTCGACCAAGCACACCTTCTTGATCTCGCTGAGCAGGCCCGTTTTTATCGGGTGTGCGAGTACTTATACGAGAAGCAACGCTTATACCACAAGGTTTTTCTGTGCTACTTAAATGACCCTTCCCGCGAGCTACAGAGTTTCGACTATGCCGTGCGCATCTTTGCCAGCCCCAATGTGAGTGAGAAGGAGAAGGCACTTCTTGAAGACCAGCTCGTTAACAGCCTCGAGGCCCTCATGAAAGTGGACAGCAGGGCCACTTCACAGCTGATGCTGCAGCACCTTGCCCACCGCGTGGATGACATCATGCGCCATCTGGAGGGTCAGCCGAAAGTGCTCTATCAGTTTTTGAAGGGTGTCTGGAATAGCAGGGAAGCCTCCAGCCTGACTCAGAGTGCCAAAGACACAGATAGCATGACTGCTGCAGTTCAGGAGCAGTACACTGAGCTCATGTGCCAATTTGAGCCAGATGCGGTGGCCCCCTTTCTGGTCTCTGCAGAAGGCTATCGCATAGAGGAAACGCTGGAGATCTGCCGCAGGCACAACGTCTTGGATGCCACAGCTTACCTGTTGGAGAAGACTGGTGATGTTCACGGGGCTTTGCACATACTACTGCAGGTGCTGGATGAAAAGTTACAGGCATGCGCCCAGCAGGGCTCCATGCGAGAACAACTGCTGCAGGAGGCACGTGTGCGACTTCGGGCTGTAGTGCAGCTGTGCCAGCGCAGCTGCCCCTTCCTGAGTGCAGCCGAACGTGAGGCCCTCTGGTTTCCGGTCCTCGAGAGGGTCATGGCACCCCAGCGTCAGCTACGATCGGCTTTGGGTGCTGACAAAGACTTCCTGTCGCTGACCCACCAGCTTTTGGGGAGCATGATGGGCTTTGTGGCTTTACCAAACATCCTGCATAAGCTCATGCAGGATCCAGCTTACAACACGGGCAAGTTCGGTGAAGTGCGCCACTTTGTCATGAAGATGCTGGATACACACAATTACGAGAAGGCACTTCTACGTACCACTAATCGGTTGCTGAGCAGTGATGTGCACATGCACCTACGCCAGCTCAAGGCAGCCGCCAACAGGGCGTATGTGTCGCACACAGCTGCCTGTGTTGCCTGTAATCGAGGCTTCTTCGAGCCAGGTGGTGTCGTCATGTTTCGTTGCAGCCATTGCTACCACAAGTCCTGTCTGGCAGCTCTTGGACCTGGAGAACGAGCTAGTGAAGTGTACTGCCAGCGCTGCAGAACACAGCCACTGGGACAACCCTTGGAGTGCCCCACTCAGGTGGCATCGAGCACATCGCGAAGCCTCCCAGACACATTACTGTCAGTGCTGCTGAAAGACAATCTCCAACTCCACCTTGCACCTGCGCGTTCTCCAGACATCAAGCTGGACATCTGA